The Rhinolophus ferrumequinum isolate MPI-CBG mRhiFer1 chromosome 17, mRhiFer1_v1.p, whole genome shotgun sequence DNA window GCAGGTGGAAGGCTGGCTGCTGCCTCAGCCCCTAGCTGCCCCCTGTGGTGCTCCCCTAGGGCCCTGGCACTTCCCACCACAGCTGAGCAAAGGGCCACAGAACAGCCCATGGTTCCCCCTGGCTTCTCAAATATTCCCTGTATTCCCAAGATGGAGACCAGGTGCCAGCTTTCTCCTTCTGGCCTGCTGGCCTCTGCCTCCTGCACATGTGACCCacccctgcagcccccagccGTGAGCCCCTGGGCCTCATGGTGTCCTCCCAGCAGCCTCAGCTCCGTCACAACGTGTGAAAGTGCGTCCCATTGCCTGGAGATTGGTCTGCTGGGCTGGGGGTTCTGCTCCCAGGACACCTCTGCTCACCCCAGAATCCCTGCCAGGCTTGGAACAGCCCCCTAGCCAGCAGGGCTGCTATCTGGTTAAGTCTGGGCATCTCCTGCTGCCCCAGTTTTCCACAGTGACCCTCTCTCTCCTCATTGCCAGCCTGGCTGTGGCCTCACCCCCGGGCCGTCCAGTTCACATCCCTTTCCAGAAGTGAACCCACACCCCGTCATCTCTTCAGAGCCACTGCTGTTTCTGGCACAAGGGGTGGGCCAGAGTCATGTCTGGGATGTGTGACGCTGCTCTGGATCTCTGTAGGGACAGTGGCCCAAGACCAACTTTGCTGAGCGGCCACGTGGATGGTGTAAAAGGAGCAGAGTCCGGGCCAGGAGGCAGGACACTTGCAGGCTTGTCCCTGCCCCTGATTAGCCAGAAGGACATGGTCGTGGGCTTCAGCAACCCCCTTTGAGCAGGGCGAGGATGTTCTATAACCTCTGTGGTCCATGTGTGAGCCTGGAGTATAAGATGCCTGGAGCCGAACCAGCCCCAGCTGCCACCTCCAGGAAGCtcttatttctctcatttcttggCCTCGTTCTTCTCATCCTCCTCTACCTTGATGGCCACTGTGTCTACagtgtcctttttcttcttcttcttatcaCCTGTAGGGTAAAGAGGCACGTGACCAGAGTGAGTCGGGGGCCTAGGGCTTACCCCAGAGCCTCCCACACCTAGCCtttcacttccttcttccttccagacCTCTCCCACCTGCAGAAGAGCTCCTTGTTTTACCTGCCTCACAGTGACCAATTTCTGTGCTTTGGGCTCCAGGGCCAAAGAAGGGTCTCCTCCCTGAATCTACTATGGgtgaaggggaaggagagggtgaCTCTGGGTGGCAGGACAGAGGAACTGGCCGGCTGAGCAGGATTGGATGGAGGCGGGGTTGGGGGCCCAGGCCGGCTCACCTCCAGGGACTTCTGTGAGCTCGTCGAGGGGTGGCACAGTCTCCAGTTTGTCAGTGTACATTTTGGCTGCCCGTCGCTGCAGGTAACGGGCTTCAATCTCCTTCCGAGTCCGGGGCACGCGGCAGTTGAAAACACAGCACAGAGTGATGACTGTAGGGGTGACAGAGGAGGCTTGGCCAGGGATGGGGCTCAGACACCCGGGAATGGTACCCACACTGCAGGCATGCCTCCATCCCCCTGCGTATGTCTCACCCCGAGACTCCCACAGGAGGCTCCACATCTTGACCACACCCCTGTGGACCGTGGGATTTCCAGCATCTCTTTCCTGAGCAGGGCAGGCTTCATGCAGTCACATAGGGCCCTACCCTTACAAGGGCCGGGTACTTGGCTTAATGCTGTGCTGTCACTGTTTTGAAATTC harbors:
- the TMIE gene encoding transmembrane inner ear expressed protein; translated protein: MAGPRRGTGPLWALGGAALGVCLAGVAGQLVEPSTAPPKPKPPPLTKETVVFWDMRLWHVVGIFSLFVLSIIITLCCVFNCRVPRTRKEIEARYLQRRAAKMYTDKLETVPPLDELTEVPGGDKKKKKKDTVDTVAIKVEEDEKNEAKK